AATTAATACTGTGTACCAGGTCGGTAACGCAGGTACCTTACCAACCCTCTCCAATGCAGCTAATACACCAATTACTATCCTGCCTGGCTTCCCCACTAACCTCGCTAAGACCGGCAAGAACGTGAATGGAACTGTCCAACCCATCTACTATCCCTTTGGTATTTGGTTTGCCAATGCAACCACCCTGTATGTTGCCGATGAGGGCGACGGTGTTGCTGCTGATGCCGCAACCAGCACTACCGCAGGTCTTCAGAAGTGGAGTTTGGTAAACGGCACCTGGCAATTGGACTACGTTTTGCAAAAAGGCTTGAATCTTGGTCAGCAATACACCGTAGCTGGTTTACCCTCTGCTGACAATCCCGCAACAGACGGTCTTCGCAATCTTACAGGTCATGTCAATCCTGATGGCACCGTCAGATTGTATGCAGTAACTTCGACCATTAGCGGCAGTGGCGATCAAGGAGCAGATCCAAACCAAGTGGTTGCCATCACTGATAGACTTTCCAACACAACAGCTACCCAGGCTGCGTCTGAGCAGTTCCGCATTATCCTTGCCCCCAAGTTTGGTCAAGTGCTGCGTGGTGTATCTTTCGCCCCTAAGTCCTTTGAAAAGGACGATTAGAGGGGAATGGATTGAAGATAAGGCAGTTCTTGCTGTCTTGCTGGAAGCTTAGTCGTAAAAGAAAATCAAAATCTGAAAGTCTTTAGCAAGAAAGGCAGAGGGCAGTTCTTGCTTTCTTGCTAAATGCAGAAGGGAATTATGATTCCTACCTATACCACACTTTAAAAGCTACTTGTAAAAGTGTAGACGACCGTAACCTAAAAACTGACCAATACCATTTTCTCCTGCTGGATAAGCAGTAACGCCAAAAAGATAGACTCCTCCAAGCTGAGGATTTCCCTTGCTTACTATCTCGACTGTTACAGTGCTACCAGGGGCGATAGGCGGATCAAATACTACCGTTTGCTTGTTAGATGGAGATGGGAGAGTGCCACCAATACTAGCCAAATGTAAGGCAGTACCACCAGCGAAACTGTTACCTTTAAAAGCAGTTTGTTGACTTTCATCAAATGCAATTGTTTCTACATTTGGACGCTGTACTATTGAAACAGCTTCTAGAGGCTCTCCAGCATCTTTAGGAACGCTAATGGTAAATTGATAGGTTGCATATCTGTTATTAGAACTGCTAGAGCTAGTAGCAGATCGAACTAATCGAGGAGGATTGTTAAAAGTAATTTGCCCATTACTCAACCGAATTGCTAAAGCAGGAGAGACTAGCAGCAACCCAGGGAATAAAAAACTTAGAGTTAACGTACTAGCACTTAAAAGCCAGCGATTGACAAATGATGATTTATTTAAATCGATAGTTTTCCCTAGCATTTTTTTAGCCCCAAAAGAATATTTATCAAAAAGGTATTTTTGAATCTAAATTATAATTTATGTGAGCGCCTAAGTGTTGCGAATTTTACGTACTCACACTTCTATAAATGGTATTTAAAATAATGTATTAATTAGCAAGAGAAAATAGCTAAACTGGAATGTCTATTACTTTGGAGTAAATTCAGAATTACCTTCTATAATAGTGACTTTTTAACGCTCTTTTATCTCTCTAGAGAGATAAAAATTGAGGCTAAATGATGAAATTCAGATTTGATGAGGAGATTAGCGCTATTTCCATCCTTAGTTTCTGGGAGGCTTGATGTATCTTGCTTTTATAAAGAGAAAGTTAGAAAACAACAGAAAAAATTAGCATTTGCGGAAGTTTTACGGTTCCATTCTATGTCTGCGGATAAATTATGCTTCTTATGTTAGGAATCGATAACTTTTATGACAAAATAATAATAAGGGTTTCAGACGTTAAAATATACGTTGATGCTTCCAGACCCTGACAACTTTTGGGTCTGGTTACAAGATTCTGCTTTACCTTTAGAAAGTAAAAGTAGTTCTCAATGCACCAATGGCAGCATCATTGTTATCTCCATGAGTGCCAGCTACATCGTTGGTGAGGGCTACGCCTACGCTTTTAAAGAAAAACTTTTTAGTTTGCTGAAAATCCCAAACCGTTTTATCTCCTGCTTAAGAACACGCTCACGATCAACAGATTCTTGTGGTGGTAATTCCCAAATATCACGGTTCTCATGTTCTTGCTGATCTGTTAATTGGAGATGATGAGGTAATTGAGACTGTTGCCCAA
This Nostoc sp. KVJ3 DNA region includes the following protein-coding sequences:
- a CDS encoding DUF2808 domain-containing protein — protein: MLGKTIDLNKSSFVNRWLLSASTLTLSFLFPGLLLVSPALAIRLSNGQITFNNPPRLVRSATSSSSSNNRYATYQFTISVPKDAGEPLEAVSIVQRPNVETIAFDESQQTAFKGNSFAGGTALHLASIGGTLPSPSNKQTVVFDPPIAPGSTVTVEIVSKGNPQLGGVYLFGVTAYPAGENGIGQFLGYGRLHFYK